One genomic window of Thalassolituus hydrocarboniclasticus includes the following:
- a CDS encoding MATE family efflux transporter, translating to MTSHAATAPSLAATQRRIWMLAWPIMLSNITVPLLGLADSAVLAHLPDPQHLGAVAIGAQLFTLLLWSFGFLRMGTTAVTARAAGAQQQVQIIESLQHSLWLVLPVCLLVMTAAFIALPWLLPLMGGSDSVQSGAAEYLSIRLLSAPAVLAQYVLTGWFIGLGKTRIPLLILTLVNSLNAVLDYVLVFHAGMTSDGVALGSVLADYSGLIAALYFARRHGLQSLGIRPPLATLRPLLRINHHLFVRTLCLLLVFAFFTAQGARMGELTLATNALLITALLLISNALDGFAHAAESLTGHSLGQADSGQLRQTLLLTGLNMLGLAAALTLLLWLAGPYLLSLMTSQPELLPQLQRYQHYLFWLPLVGVASYWLDGVFIGAQASSAMRNAMLAAALLIFLPVWWLTREWGNDGLWWAFYAFLLARALFAVNTFLTLWKRPQNFV from the coding sequence ATGACCAGCCACGCAGCAACAGCCCCTTCTCTGGCTGCGACACAACGCCGCATCTGGATGCTGGCCTGGCCGATAATGCTCAGCAACATTACGGTGCCGCTGCTGGGTCTGGCCGACAGTGCGGTACTGGCCCACCTGCCTGATCCACAACATCTGGGGGCGGTAGCGATAGGCGCACAACTGTTTACCCTGCTGTTGTGGAGCTTCGGTTTTCTGCGCATGGGTACCACCGCGGTAACCGCCCGCGCCGCCGGTGCACAGCAGCAGGTACAGATTATTGAGAGCCTGCAACACTCTCTGTGGCTGGTACTGCCGGTCTGCCTGCTGGTAATGACCGCCGCGTTTATTGCCCTGCCGTGGCTGCTGCCGTTAATGGGCGGCAGCGATAGTGTGCAAAGCGGCGCAGCGGAGTATCTCAGTATTCGTCTGCTGTCGGCGCCGGCGGTACTGGCGCAGTATGTACTCACCGGCTGGTTTATCGGTTTGGGTAAAACCCGCATTCCGCTGCTGATTCTGACACTGGTCAACAGCCTCAATGCCGTACTGGATTATGTGCTGGTATTCCACGCCGGCATGACCAGCGATGGGGTTGCCCTGGGCAGCGTGCTGGCGGATTACAGCGGCTTAATCGCGGCGCTGTATTTTGCCCGCCGCCATGGCTTGCAATCACTGGGAATCCGCCCGCCACTGGCAACCCTGCGTCCGCTGCTGCGCATCAACCATCATCTGTTTGTGCGCACGCTGTGCCTGCTGCTGGTGTTTGCTTTCTTTACCGCTCAGGGAGCGCGCATGGGCGAACTGACACTGGCCACCAACGCCCTGCTGATTACAGCGCTGTTGCTGATATCCAATGCGCTGGATGGTTTTGCCCATGCTGCCGAAAGCCTGACCGGACACAGTCTGGGCCAGGCCGACAGCGGACAACTGCGCCAGACGCTGCTGCTCACCGGCCTGAACATGCTGGGACTGGCCGCCGCCCTGACTCTTTTGCTGTGGCTGGCAGGCCCTTATCTGCTCAGCCTGATGACCAGTCAGCCGGAGTTGCTGCCACAACTGCAGCGCTATCAGCACTACCTGTTCTGGTTGCCTTTAGTGGGGGTAGCCAGTTATTGGCTGGACGGTGTTTTTATTGGTGCACAAGCGAGCAGTGCTATGCGCAATGCTATGCTGGCTGCAGCTTTGCTGATATTTCTGCCGGTCTGGTGGCTGACCAGAGAATGGGGAAATGACGGACTGTGGTGGGCGTTCTACGCCTTCCTGCTGGCCCGGGCCTT